Proteins found in one Exiguobacterium sp. 9-2 genomic segment:
- a CDS encoding histidine phosphatase family protein: MPTLYITRHGETEWNLEKRMQGWEDSPLTAKGRQNARDLGHRLREVHLDHLYISPIGRVRETVRMMDLDPKIPVTVDDRLREMHMGTWEGRTAAEIEVAHPIAHTSFWQTPHAYIPESGESFDEVRERILSFLERLADHKEDENILIVTHGIFLNILLTHLHQKPFATLWDPPFIHGTSLTIVEYRDGEAVIRLEADMSHVIAD, from the coding sequence ATGCCAACACTTTATATTACGCGCCATGGCGAGACGGAATGGAACTTAGAAAAACGCATGCAAGGCTGGGAAGACTCTCCCTTAACAGCGAAAGGCAGACAGAATGCACGGGACCTCGGTCACCGCTTACGTGAAGTACATTTAGATCACCTTTATATCAGTCCGATTGGCCGCGTCCGAGAAACAGTTCGGATGATGGATCTTGATCCAAAGATTCCAGTCACCGTCGATGATCGATTACGAGAGATGCACATGGGCACTTGGGAAGGAAGGACGGCAGCGGAAATTGAAGTGGCGCATCCCATCGCGCATACTTCGTTTTGGCAAACTCCACACGCATACATACCGGAATCCGGGGAGTCGTTTGACGAGGTTCGTGAGCGCATCCTATCGTTTTTGGAACGACTGGCTGACCATAAGGAAGACGAGAACATCTTGATCGTTACGCATGGCATCTTCCTGAATATTTTGCTAACACATCTCCATCAGAAACCATTCGCGACATTATGGGATCCACCGTTCATTCATGGAACGAGTTTGACGATCGTTGAATACAGGGATGGGGAAGCCGTGATTCGATTAGAAGCTGACATGTCGCATGTCATAGCGGACTAA
- a CDS encoding nucleotidyltransferase family protein, with product MDHKEIEQRLRNDHELQEMLALVATLHLPDWWICAGVLRSKIWNVERQATSDIDIVYFDPTDLSEATEKRHEEQLRKLLDLPWSVKNQTRMHLVNGLPPYQSAKDAISQFPETVTAIGVTRRPDFELYLPYGADDFTDRIIRPTPSFQTGTARHSIFQRRVIEKGWQDDPGLHICT from the coding sequence GTGGATCATAAAGAAATTGAACAGCGATTACGAAACGATCATGAGTTACAAGAGATGCTAGCGTTGGTAGCGACACTCCACTTGCCTGATTGGTGGATCTGTGCCGGTGTCTTACGTTCGAAAATTTGGAACGTCGAACGACAGGCGACATCGGACATCGATATCGTCTATTTCGATCCTACTGATCTTTCGGAAGCCACGGAAAAACGTCATGAAGAACAGTTACGAAAATTATTGGATTTGCCGTGGTCTGTTAAAAATCAAACGCGAATGCATCTCGTCAATGGATTACCACCTTATCAGTCCGCAAAGGATGCGATTTCACAGTTTCCTGAGACCGTCACAGCAATCGGCGTGACGAGACGACCAGACTTTGAACTTTACCTTCCATATGGAGCAGATGACTTTACAGATCGAATTATTCGCCCGACACCATCTTTTCAAACCGGCACCGCGCGTCATTCGATTTTTCAGCGACGGGTGATCGAAAAAGGATGGCAAGACGATCCAGGTCTACATATATGTACATGA
- a CDS encoding right-handed parallel beta-helix repeat-containing protein has translation MKGKWLLASILLVGCTSTGEEAESTAKSLYVAPNGTDKNTGTLKHPLKTVRQATKKATAGTTVYLRKGTYQEALNVTQSGKKQHPIIFRNYKQERVVLSGKNIKDRDATLPIIQIKDRQYVTIQGLTIEAVQSKRSDATPIGILVTGSGSHITLKNNTVRHIKTLAKEGNAHGIAVYGSGAIRHLTISGNRVEQNRLGFSEALVLNGNVKHFRVTKNILRDNNNIGIDLIGYEGIAQSKKDDYVREGVVSENRVYRTSSYGNPAYGKEYNAAGIYVDGGKNLTIEKNLVEASDIGIEVTSEHAGRYAEDVIVRQNDIRQNVYTGIAIGGYDTKRGGTKRVRIEQNQLIGNDTKGLEGGQLLVQHDVRDNTIIRNTFDGPLSVAHYFKTSSGNQFEKNTFNHTKRFMWRDASYKTEQSFLKAVRKGE, from the coding sequence ATGAAAGGAAAATGGTTATTAGCGTCCATACTGCTCGTCGGTTGTACGTCGACAGGGGAAGAGGCCGAATCGACGGCAAAATCGTTATACGTCGCACCGAACGGCACCGATAAAAATACCGGCACGTTGAAGCATCCGCTTAAAACGGTACGACAAGCGACAAAAAAAGCGACGGCCGGAACGACCGTCTATCTGCGTAAGGGAACGTATCAAGAAGCTCTGAATGTTACACAGAGCGGAAAGAAACAACATCCGATTATCTTTCGTAATTACAAACAAGAACGGGTCGTCTTAAGCGGGAAGAACATCAAAGATCGGGACGCAACCTTACCAATCATCCAGATCAAGGATCGGCAATACGTGACCATTCAAGGACTGACGATCGAAGCCGTTCAGTCGAAACGGTCGGATGCGACACCGATCGGCATTTTGGTCACGGGATCAGGATCACACATCACGTTAAAAAACAATACGGTTCGCCACATTAAGACGCTCGCGAAAGAAGGAAATGCACACGGGATCGCCGTCTACGGATCGGGAGCGATTCGTCACCTGACGATCTCCGGAAACCGAGTCGAACAGAATCGCCTTGGTTTCAGCGAAGCACTTGTTTTAAACGGAAATGTCAAACATTTTCGTGTGACAAAGAACATCTTACGGGATAACAACAATATCGGTATTGATTTGATCGGGTATGAAGGCATCGCCCAGTCGAAGAAAGACGACTACGTCCGTGAGGGCGTCGTGTCGGAAAATCGTGTCTACCGGACGTCGAGCTACGGGAATCCTGCTTACGGGAAGGAATATAATGCAGCCGGTATCTATGTCGATGGTGGGAAGAATTTGACGATCGAGAAGAATCTCGTCGAAGCGAGTGATATCGGGATTGAAGTGACGAGTGAACATGCGGGACGATACGCAGAAGATGTCATCGTCCGCCAGAATGATATACGGCAAAACGTCTACACCGGAATTGCGATCGGTGGTTATGACACGAAGCGGGGCGGTACAAAACGTGTCCGGATCGAGCAAAATCAGCTGATCGGGAATGATACGAAAGGACTCGAGGGTGGTCAATTGCTTGTCCAGCACGATGTGCGTGACAATACAATCATCAGGAATACATTCGACGGTCCTTTAAGTGTCGCTCATTACTTTAAGACGAGTTCTGGGAACCAGTTTGAAAAAAATACGTTCAACCATACGAAACGTTTCATGTGGCGCGACGCCTCCTATAAAACGGAACAAAGCTTCTTGAAAGCAGTTCGAAAGGGAGAATGA
- a CDS encoding helix-turn-helix domain-containing protein encodes MRALRHINMEQRMNAVLDCLAAAKDYQRIAGRHDVSYQQLYNWVQRYESGGIPALTDRRGRKLRSERLISTQHTP; translated from the coding sequence ATGCGAGCATTACGACATATAAACATGGAACAACGCATGAATGCCGTCCTCGATTGTTTGGCAGCCGCAAAGGACTACCAACGTATCGCCGGACGGCATGATGTATCGTATCAACAATTGTATAACTGGGTTCAGCGGTACGAGAGCGGCGGTATTCCCGCCCTGACGGACCGTCGTGGTCGGAAGTTACGAAGCGAACGACTTATTTCGACTCAGCATACGCCTTAA
- a CDS encoding carbohydrate ABC transporter permease has protein sequence MYLTRRSRWFGLLFLLPFLICFVLFWLLPLVYGIWMSLHDFRLSFGENGFVGLSNYRDLLVNETVHQRLFLATLTNTLWFMVYSVPLLVICSLLLALLIRHLPRQFKTFFRTIFFMSYSISVTAVSAIYLWLFATNGGFINRLLLDLHLINSPVNWTSDQPFAWVVIVIATVWWTVGFNMLLFLNALEEVDHTLYEAASLDGASPWHQFISITLPTIRPITFFVLITTLIASFNLYGQTLLITRGGPEQSTTSLIMGINTTVFGQNQLGMGAAMALLMGFIMMIITGMQFFVSYMATKKEPVLSKSVAQKKSTSSATDITIKSDAEKERKIT, from the coding sequence ATGTATTTGACACGACGATCACGTTGGTTCGGATTGCTCTTTTTACTTCCGTTCCTTATCTGTTTCGTTTTATTTTGGTTACTCCCGCTAGTGTATGGCATCTGGATGAGTCTACATGATTTCAGACTGTCTTTTGGAGAAAATGGTTTCGTCGGTCTCTCGAACTATCGGGATTTACTTGTTAATGAGACCGTACATCAACGTCTCTTTTTAGCAACGTTAACGAACACATTATGGTTCATGGTTTACAGCGTACCGTTACTTGTTATCTGTAGTTTATTGCTCGCGCTCTTAATCCGTCATCTTCCACGACAATTTAAAACATTCTTTCGGACGATTTTCTTCATGTCCTACTCCATCTCGGTGACAGCAGTATCTGCCATTTATCTTTGGTTGTTTGCGACGAATGGTGGATTCATCAATCGATTGTTACTTGATCTCCACCTCATCAACTCACCAGTCAATTGGACCAGTGATCAACCGTTTGCCTGGGTCGTCATCGTCATTGCGACTGTATGGTGGACGGTCGGCTTCAATATGTTACTCTTCTTGAATGCACTGGAAGAAGTGGATCACACGTTATACGAAGCAGCTAGCTTAGACGGCGCGTCTCCCTGGCATCAGTTTATAAGCATTACATTACCGACGATTCGACCAATTACATTTTTTGTCCTCATTACGACGTTAATCGCTTCTTTTAATTTGTATGGACAAACGCTTTTGATTACCCGAGGAGGACCAGAGCAATCGACGACCTCATTGATCATGGGAATCAATACGACCGTATTCGGTCAGAATCAGTTAGGAATGGGAGCAGCGATGGCACTATTAATGGGATTCATTATGATGATCATTACCGGTATGCAGTTCTTTGTATCCTATATGGCAACAAAAAAAGAACCTGTCTTATCGAAATCCGTTGCCCAAAAGAAGTCAACTTCTTCAGCTACAGACATTACTATCAAGAGCGATGCTGAAAAGGAGCGGAAGATCACATGA
- a CDS encoding SRPBCC family protein, with translation MTKLTIQAVIDRPVETVWELWNAPEDIKRWNAASDDWHTTASKNDLTVGGQFTNRMEARDGSMGFDFTGTYESIVPHEHIAYVLEDGRQVTIDFSRNGDQTEIVESFDAETINPPEMQQAGWQAILDRFKAYAESK, from the coding sequence ATGACGAAACTAACGATTCAAGCTGTGATTGACCGTCCGGTCGAGACAGTATGGGAGCTTTGGAACGCGCCGGAAGACATCAAACGCTGGAACGCAGCGTCTGACGATTGGCATACGACGGCGTCAAAAAATGATTTGACGGTCGGTGGTCAATTCACGAATCGCATGGAAGCAAGAGACGGTAGCATGGGATTTGATTTCACGGGTACATATGAGTCAATTGTGCCGCATGAACATATCGCCTATGTCCTTGAGGATGGTCGTCAGGTGACAATCGACTTTTCTCGAAACGGAGACCAAACAGAGATCGTTGAATCGTTTGATGCCGAAACGATCAACCCGCCTGAGATGCAACAAGCGGGTTGGCAGGCGATTCTTGATCGGTTTAAGGCGTATGCTGAGTCGAAATAA
- a CDS encoding carbohydrate ABC transporter permease, with the protein MRHKKTTTILLLTVASLLSIIFLLPLVWMILTSFKTLSDSLESASLLPKSWTLENYRLILNASSESPLIRWLLNTTIVTVLGTLLVLFVDVLAAYALARLQIPGRKIILAIVVIALTIPGIVTLFPAFYLFRQAELLDSYVPLIVPYAAGTLGVFLIYNFLRTFPKDLEEAAYLDGANQWQVLTKVILPTLRPIITTLGIVTFLAIYNDFLWPSLVTNEAEMKTMTLGIATLVQGSNFVNPAAMMASTVIATLPALLLFIWANRFFVKGITHSGLK; encoded by the coding sequence ATGAGACACAAAAAAACGACGACGATCCTGTTGTTGACCGTAGCCAGCTTATTATCGATCATTTTTTTACTTCCGCTTGTCTGGATGATATTAACATCATTTAAAACGTTAAGTGATTCGCTGGAAAGCGCCAGCCTACTACCGAAATCTTGGACGCTTGAAAATTACCGTCTCATCTTAAACGCTAGTAGCGAGTCTCCCTTAATTCGATGGTTGTTAAACACGACGATCGTCACTGTCCTAGGAACATTACTTGTTTTATTTGTCGACGTGTTAGCCGCATACGCTCTAGCACGCCTTCAGATTCCAGGTCGTAAAATCATTCTCGCCATCGTCGTCATCGCTTTGACGATTCCAGGCATCGTGACATTGTTCCCAGCGTTTTATCTCTTTAGACAAGCAGAATTACTTGATTCCTATGTTCCTCTCATCGTGCCCTATGCTGCAGGCACACTTGGTGTTTTTCTGATTTACAACTTTCTGCGGACATTTCCGAAAGATTTAGAAGAGGCCGCTTATCTCGATGGGGCGAATCAATGGCAGGTGTTGACGAAAGTCATTCTACCTACCTTGCGCCCTATCATCACGACGCTTGGAATCGTCACCTTCCTTGCGATCTATAATGATTTTCTGTGGCCATCGCTTGTAACGAATGAAGCAGAAATGAAAACGATGACACTTGGCATCGCTACACTCGTCCAAGGATCAAACTTTGTCAATCCAGCAGCCATGATGGCTTCAACTGTCATCGCAACCTTGCCAGCGCTATTACTCTTCATCTGGGCAAATCGTTTTTTCGTCAAAGGGATCACCCATTCTGGTCTGAAATGA
- a CDS encoding quinone oxidoreductase family protein, producing MRRIIQHTYGEANVLQQDECLDPVLNPGEVLIRVAWAGVNFADIKQRRGGKATGTFPVVLGLDVTGIVIASNPNSAFQIGDRVMAFAKTGSYAEIVRADERLVYRVPLSISLREAILFTTVGILSEMLLTEIGQVKPTDTIIIHSAAGGVGTALIQLALHRGVKQLIATVGNLEKIKYVQSFGVEHVFTYDDFAENVLLLTNGKGADVIFDSVAGHVTRKSLDCLANYGTLVQFGNSSGSAGELSTTDVHASCRTIRGFSLGTTRQLDPNRIKRAASHILLLLENKKLKMPMIHEFQLSEVQEAHQLMESRQYQGKIVLRIGGDECGS from the coding sequence ATGAGACGTATCATACAACATACATACGGAGAGGCTAACGTGCTTCAACAAGATGAATGTTTGGATCCAGTACTTAACCCTGGAGAGGTCTTGATTCGAGTTGCTTGGGCGGGTGTGAATTTTGCTGATATAAAACAACGCCGAGGAGGAAAAGCAACGGGTACATTTCCGGTCGTACTTGGTTTAGACGTAACCGGCATTGTAATAGCTTCTAACCCAAATTCGGCATTTCAAATAGGCGATCGTGTCATGGCATTTGCAAAAACCGGATCATATGCCGAAATCGTTCGAGCGGACGAGCGACTCGTATATCGAGTCCCACTATCGATCTCGTTGCGGGAAGCAATCTTATTTACTACAGTAGGAATTCTGAGCGAGATGTTATTGACTGAAATTGGTCAAGTGAAGCCGACGGACACAATCATTATTCATAGTGCAGCAGGTGGAGTAGGCACTGCATTGATTCAGCTTGCGTTACATAGAGGTGTGAAGCAACTCATCGCAACAGTAGGAAATCTTGAGAAAATAAAATACGTACAATCGTTTGGTGTGGAACATGTATTCACATATGATGATTTTGCCGAAAACGTCCTTTTGTTGACGAATGGGAAGGGAGCAGATGTCATTTTTGATTCTGTCGCAGGTCACGTAACGCGAAAAAGTCTTGATTGTCTCGCTAATTACGGGACACTCGTACAATTTGGTAACAGTAGCGGATCAGCAGGTGAACTCTCGACGACTGATGTCCATGCCAGTTGCCGGACGATTCGTGGATTTAGCCTTGGAACGACGCGTCAATTGGATCCAAATCGGATTAAACGGGCTGCATCCCATATCCTGCTTCTACTCGAAAATAAGAAATTGAAGATGCCGATGATTCACGAGTTTCAACTATCAGAAGTGCAAGAGGCACATCAGTTGATGGAATCCCGACAGTATCAAGGGAAAATAGTTCTACGAATCGGAGGAGATGAGTGTGGATCATAA
- a CDS encoding DMT family transporter: MLAIIIGFIIGLLVPVQTSVNTRLRGVVGSPFLASLISFSIGSLFLLILVLLVDGNLTGLTAAADEPYWIWAGGVLGVIYLTGNILLFPRLGGVQTVIMPIFGQVIMGLLIDHFGLFEANVTTLSLTRIIGATLVLLGVVGTVALGDYLARRHKQQMASTEKSLFLWRVFGILTGTLGAAQTAINGHLGSVLGSAVKGALISFVIGTIALLLLNLILRTKWQIDRSQPFPAWIWIGGLIGALFVAGNAFIVPLVGTGLAVVIVTIGLLTGSLLIDRFGWFGAKKQPVTGVQIVSLLIMLGGIVLIRL; this comes from the coding sequence ATGCTTGCAATCATCATTGGATTTATCATCGGTTTGCTCGTACCGGTTCAAACGAGTGTCAATACGCGATTGCGGGGCGTCGTCGGTTCGCCATTCCTCGCTTCGCTGATTTCCTTTTCGATTGGCTCATTATTCTTATTGATTCTTGTGTTGCTGGTCGACGGGAACCTCACAGGTCTCACAGCTGCTGCCGATGAACCGTACTGGATCTGGGCTGGAGGGGTACTCGGTGTCATCTATTTGACCGGGAACATCTTGTTGTTTCCGCGACTCGGAGGCGTCCAAACGGTCATCATGCCGATTTTTGGTCAGGTCATCATGGGACTGTTGATTGATCATTTCGGATTGTTTGAAGCGAACGTCACGACACTTTCGTTAACGCGGATCATCGGTGCAACGCTTGTGTTACTCGGTGTCGTCGGAACGGTCGCGCTCGGTGACTATTTAGCACGGCGCCACAAGCAACAGATGGCATCAACAGAAAAATCGTTGTTTCTCTGGCGTGTGTTCGGGATTCTGACTGGTACGTTGGGTGCTGCTCAAACGGCTATCAATGGTCATCTTGGAAGTGTTCTCGGTTCAGCTGTGAAAGGTGCCTTGATTTCGTTCGTCATCGGAACGATCGCTTTGTTGTTGCTGAATCTGATTTTACGAACGAAGTGGCAAATTGATCGCTCGCAACCATTCCCCGCCTGGATTTGGATCGGTGGATTGATTGGTGCATTATTCGTTGCCGGCAATGCCTTCATCGTTCCGCTCGTCGGTACAGGTCTCGCTGTCGTGATCGTCACGATTGGTTTACTGACTGGCAGTCTGTTGATTGATCGTTTCGGTTGGTTCGGTGCAAAGAAACAACCGGTCACAGGTGTGCAAATCGTCAGCTTGCTCATCATGCTTGGTGGTATCGTATTGATTCGGCTGTAA
- a CDS encoding MFS transporter has product MRFRREHVNVVDPAQTKKSVYATGIGNAMEWFDFGLYSYLAVIISQNFFSGVENDELKLVFTFATFAIAFLMRPLGGLIFGRMGDRLGRKVVLTTTIVMMAFSTLLIGLLPTYDQIGVWAPILLLLARILQGFSTGGEYAGAMVYIAESSPDKHRSAYGSGLEIGTLAGYILASVLATILFVSLSDDQMSSWGWRIPFILGAPLGLFGLYLRRHLDESPIFENEIDESEQEQATFRTIIQEHRKDIIVCFIAVAFYNITNYMLLSYMPSYLDEIIGLPSATSTMLITGVMIIMIPLAFSFGRLSDRRGNRRLVLLGLTGLALTSILSFFLIGQDWLLFVGIGIFIIGFFLSIFEGTMPSLLPSIFYSDVRYRTLSVTFNIAVSIFGGTTPLVSTWLVHTTEDPLAPAYYLTAVSVIGFITFFFFFENTAGKALKGSHPTVASEQEVHEVAKNPEDALWWKEDDKKE; this is encoded by the coding sequence ATGCGATTCAGAAGGGAACATGTCAATGTCGTTGATCCGGCACAAACGAAAAAGAGTGTCTATGCGACCGGAATCGGCAATGCGATGGAGTGGTTTGATTTTGGGTTGTACTCCTACCTCGCCGTCATTATCAGTCAAAATTTCTTTAGTGGTGTAGAAAATGATGAACTGAAGCTGGTCTTTACGTTTGCGACGTTTGCGATCGCCTTTTTGATGCGACCACTCGGCGGATTGATCTTTGGACGAATGGGCGACCGTCTAGGACGAAAAGTCGTCTTGACGACGACGATCGTCATGATGGCATTTTCGACTTTGTTGATTGGTCTGCTGCCGACATACGATCAAATCGGTGTCTGGGCACCGATTCTTTTACTGTTGGCAAGGATCTTGCAAGGCTTTTCGACTGGTGGTGAATATGCTGGTGCGATGGTCTATATCGCCGAGTCTTCACCCGATAAACACCGGAGCGCGTACGGTAGTGGTCTTGAAATCGGAACATTAGCTGGGTATATTCTTGCTTCCGTGTTAGCGACGATCTTGTTCGTCTCTCTATCAGACGATCAAATGTCATCTTGGGGATGGCGTATTCCCTTCATCTTAGGCGCACCACTCGGATTATTTGGTCTTTATCTTCGGCGACACTTGGATGAGTCACCGATTTTCGAGAATGAGATCGATGAGAGTGAACAGGAACAAGCGACGTTTCGGACGATCATCCAAGAACACCGGAAAGACATCATCGTCTGCTTTATCGCCGTTGCTTTCTATAACATCACGAACTATATGTTGTTATCCTATATGCCGTCTTATTTGGATGAAATCATCGGTCTACCGAGTGCAACGAGTACGATGTTAATCACCGGTGTCATGATCATTATGATTCCGCTTGCTTTCTCGTTCGGGCGCTTGAGCGATCGGCGCGGCAATCGACGATTGGTACTGCTTGGATTGACGGGGTTAGCCTTAACATCAATCCTCTCATTCTTCCTAATCGGGCAAGACTGGTTGTTATTCGTCGGCATCGGGATCTTCATTATTGGTTTCTTTTTGTCAATTTTCGAGGGAACAATGCCAAGTCTGTTGCCAAGTATTTTTTATTCAGATGTGCGGTACCGGACGCTTTCCGTTACCTTTAATATCGCAGTGTCGATCTTTGGTGGGACGACCCCACTCGTCTCGACCTGGCTTGTGCACACGACAGAAGATCCACTCGCTCCAGCCTATTACCTGACAGCCGTCAGCGTCATTGGCTTCATCACATTCTTCTTTTTCTTTGAGAACACAGCAGGTAAGGCGCTCAAAGGATCACATCCGACGGTTGCTTCGGAACAGGAAGTACATGAAGTCGCAAAAAATCCGGAAGATGCGCTGTGGTGGAAAGAAGACGACAAAAAAGAATGA
- a CDS encoding alpha/beta hydrolase, which yields MNRQQIIDLAEQIRSGEERPKVTPPQPPQAITSTLQVPTSIGDVRVLLHSPIDAADILPGFISFHGGGFITGTPEMDKPWNLFLAETVNCHVFNIEYPLAPEHPFPVPVHVTYEVVQWIFQHADTLHLDAARIAIGGHSAGGNLATAISLWNAEQTHPVPLIAQILDYPPLDLATDPADKPFFEEAIPTEQARQFNAMYIARAEDAYHHLASPLYAAQLEALPKTLILTAEHDSLAQEAQQYAKRLQAAGVHVEHQEFAGQPHAFTHHGDANVALQAWQRIADFLRHVFQSAKRS from the coding sequence ATGAATCGTCAACAAATAATTGACCTTGCCGAACAGATTCGCTCGGGAGAGGAACGTCCTAAAGTCACACCCCCTCAACCACCGCAAGCTATAACGAGTACGTTACAGGTGCCGACATCGATCGGCGATGTCCGAGTATTGCTGCACTCGCCGATCGATGCAGCAGACATATTACCTGGATTTATCAGTTTCCATGGTGGCGGTTTCATCACAGGAACGCCAGAGATGGACAAACCATGGAATCTGTTTCTTGCTGAGACCGTCAACTGTCATGTTTTTAATATCGAGTACCCATTAGCACCGGAGCATCCATTCCCCGTTCCAGTCCACGTCACCTATGAGGTCGTCCAGTGGATATTTCAACATGCTGATACGCTACACCTCGATGCTGCGCGCATCGCGATCGGGGGACATAGTGCTGGTGGGAACCTCGCTACTGCCATATCGTTATGGAACGCCGAGCAGACACATCCGGTTCCGCTCATCGCTCAAATCCTTGACTATCCTCCACTCGATCTCGCAACGGACCCAGCGGACAAACCGTTTTTTGAAGAAGCCATACCTACTGAGCAGGCACGTCAGTTCAATGCGATGTACATCGCTCGTGCGGAGGATGCGTATCATCACCTTGCTTCGCCACTCTATGCGGCTCAACTTGAAGCATTACCGAAGACACTCATTTTGACGGCTGAGCACGACTCACTGGCGCAGGAAGCTCAGCAGTATGCTAAACGACTTCAAGCAGCAGGTGTTCACGTCGAACACCAGGAATTTGCCGGACAACCCCATGCCTTTACGCATCACGGTGACGCAAACGTAGCGCTTCAGGCTTGGCAACGGATTGCTGATTTTCTTAGACATGTCTTTCAGTCTGCTAAACGTTCGTAA